The following are from one region of the Spirochaetota bacterium genome:
- a CDS encoding glycogen/starch/alpha-glucan phosphorylase — protein sequence MAPRKKPNPNLSPSTNELKGGDAESLKVSFVNHLEFSLSKDEYSATERDLFHSLALTVRDRLIERWIETQQSYYKYDVKRVYYLSMEYLMGRALGNSLINLGLMESMRRAVDELGHSMDALADLEWDAGLGNGGLGRLAACFMDSLATLEIPAVGYGIRYDYGIFFQRIINGYQVETPDNWLRFGNPWEFPRPEFLYPVKFYGRVHQYHDDAGRFRSDWVDSEVLLAMAYDTPVPGFRNNTVNNLRLWSAKSTREFDLGYFNHGDYEKAVSEKAQSETISKVLYPNDNIFEGRELRLKQEYFFVSATLQDIMRRYRKTHDGFAEFPEKVAIQLNDTHPAIAIPELMRVLVDRERLEWDEAWDICRGTFGYTNHTVLPEALEKWPASLMERLLPRHLQIIYEINRRFLERVSVAFPGDPARLSRMSIIEEGPEKRVRMASLAITGSHSVNGVAALHTDIIKATLFKDFNELWPERFNNKTNGITQRRWLMHCNPALSALISSRIGDGWAKDLNHLRALEPLAGDAAFRAEWMRVKRANKQGLARFIDERCDVVVDPESIFDCQVKRIHEYKRQLLNALHAVTLYNRARKGRDTGAAPRTILFAGKAAPGYHIAKLIIKLITSIARLVNSDPASRDRLRVVFLPNYSVSMAEKLIPAADLSEQISTAGTEASGTGNMKFALNGALTIGTLDGANIEIAEEVGDDNIFIFGLKANEANELRAGGYSPRDYYERDGELAEAIDMIAGGFFSPSEPAFFRLLTDSLLGGDHYLLCADYTAYVRCQERVSEVYADVDRWARMSILNVARIGKFSSDRTIAEYCRDIWGAVPVPIELGRKKRA from the coding sequence ATGGCCCCGCGAAAAAAGCCGAACCCGAACCTTTCCCCGTCCACCAACGAGCTCAAGGGGGGCGATGCTGAATCGCTTAAAGTGTCTTTCGTCAACCATCTGGAGTTCTCGCTCAGCAAGGACGAGTACTCCGCCACGGAGCGGGACCTCTTCCACAGCCTTGCGCTCACGGTGCGGGACAGGCTCATCGAGCGTTGGATCGAGACCCAGCAGTCCTACTACAAATATGATGTGAAACGCGTCTACTACCTTTCCATGGAATACCTCATGGGACGGGCCCTGGGGAACAGCCTCATCAACCTGGGCCTCATGGAGAGCATGCGCCGCGCGGTGGATGAGCTCGGCCACTCCATGGACGCCCTCGCGGACCTGGAATGGGACGCGGGCCTGGGCAACGGCGGTCTCGGACGGCTTGCCGCCTGCTTCATGGACTCGCTCGCCACGCTCGAAATCCCCGCGGTGGGATACGGCATCCGCTACGACTACGGCATCTTCTTTCAGCGCATCATCAACGGCTATCAGGTGGAGACGCCGGACAACTGGCTGCGCTTCGGCAATCCCTGGGAGTTTCCGCGTCCGGAGTTTCTCTACCCGGTGAAGTTCTACGGCAGGGTGCACCAGTACCACGACGACGCGGGCCGCTTCCGCTCCGACTGGGTCGACTCCGAGGTCCTCCTCGCGATGGCCTATGACACGCCGGTACCGGGATTCCGCAACAACACGGTGAACAACCTGCGCCTGTGGTCGGCAAAGTCCACGCGCGAGTTCGATCTGGGCTATTTCAACCACGGCGACTACGAGAAGGCCGTGTCCGAGAAGGCCCAGTCCGAGACCATCTCCAAGGTGCTCTATCCAAACGACAACATCTTCGAGGGAAGGGAGCTGCGGCTCAAGCAGGAATACTTCTTCGTCTCGGCCACTCTTCAGGATATCATGCGCCGCTACCGCAAGACACACGACGGCTTCGCCGAGTTCCCGGAGAAGGTGGCCATCCAGCTTAACGATACGCACCCGGCGATCGCCATCCCCGAGCTCATGAGGGTTCTGGTCGACCGCGAGCGCCTTGAATGGGACGAGGCCTGGGACATCTGCCGCGGCACCTTCGGCTACACCAACCACACGGTGCTTCCCGAGGCGCTCGAGAAGTGGCCCGCTTCGCTGATGGAACGGCTGCTCCCGCGCCACCTGCAGATCATCTACGAGATCAACCGCCGGTTCCTGGAGCGCGTGAGCGTCGCCTTTCCCGGCGACCCGGCGCGGCTCTCGCGCATGTCCATCATCGAGGAGGGGCCCGAGAAGCGTGTTCGCATGGCCAGCCTCGCCATCACCGGAAGTCATTCGGTGAACGGCGTCGCCGCGCTCCACACGGACATCATCAAGGCGACGCTCTTCAAGGATTTTAACGAGCTGTGGCCCGAACGATTCAACAACAAGACCAACGGCATAACCCAGCGCCGATGGCTCATGCACTGCAACCCGGCCCTCTCGGCACTCATAAGCTCGCGTATCGGCGACGGCTGGGCGAAGGACCTGAACCACCTGCGCGCCCTCGAGCCGCTGGCCGGGGACGCCGCGTTTCGCGCGGAGTGGATGCGGGTAAAGAGGGCGAACAAGCAGGGACTGGCGCGCTTCATCGACGAGCGGTGCGATGTCGTGGTTGACCCGGAGTCGATCTTCGACTGCCAGGTGAAGCGCATACACGAGTACAAGCGGCAGCTCCTCAACGCGCTTCATGCGGTGACGCTTTACAATCGCGCGCGCAAAGGCCGCGATACCGGCGCCGCGCCGCGCACCATACTCTTCGCGGGAAAGGCCGCTCCGGGATACCATATCGCCAAGCTCATCATCAAGCTCATCACCTCGATCGCGCGCCTGGTCAATTCCGATCCGGCATCCCGGGATCGGCTTCGCGTCGTATTCCTGCCCAACTACTCGGTCTCCATGGCCGAGAAGCTCATCCCCGCGGCCGACCTCTCGGAGCAGATCTCGACGGCGGGCACCGAGGCCTCGGGCACCGGCAACATGAAGTTCGCGCTCAACGGTGCGCTCACCATCGGGACGCTCGACGGCGCGAACATCGAAATAGCGGAGGAGGTGGGGGATGATAACATCTTCATCTTCGGCCTCAAGGCGAACGAGGCGAACGAGCTTCGCGCGGGCGGCTACTCGCCGCGCGACTACTACGAGCGCGACGGGGAGCTTGCAGAAGCGATCGACATGATCGCCGGCGGCTTTTTCAGTCCGTCCGAGCCGGCGTTCTTCCGCTTGCTCACCGACTCGCTCCTTGGAGGCGATCACTATCTGCTGTGCGCCGATTACACGGCGTATGTCAGGTGCCAGGAGCGCGTTTCGGAAGTCTACGCGGACGTCGATCGATGGGCGCGCATGTCCATTCTCAACGTGGCGCGCATAGGGAAGTTCTCGAGCGACCGCACTATCGCCGAGTACTGCCGCGATATATGGGGGGCCGTGCCGGTTCCGATAGAGTTGGGCAGAAAAAAGCGCGCCTGA
- a CDS encoding uroporphyrinogen decarboxylase family protein, producing the protein MKRNMREWVGEILSSNKRRAFPLMVFSGAELTHATVDDMLSNARIQASCLAALAARYPSAALITAMDLSVEAEAFGAEVRRIPNEPPTITGSLVKDADGAHALSPPSVGSGRSGIYLEAAALTASAVTDRPVFGCHIGPFSLAGRLCGMTEALMNVHAEPETLHVVIRKATGFLVEYARAFRGSGVNGLVIAEPAAGLISPAHCDEFSSGYIRSIVEAVQDDHFMIILHNCAASGRHVGSMASTGAMGLHFGNAADMAEVLGVVPSGTLAFGNIDPAGILKNGTEESVHRTTAELLMKTALHPNFVLSSGCDIPPGTPPGNIDALFRALDDYNAAAPGVKHAEPVR; encoded by the coding sequence ATGAAGCGAAACATGCGTGAATGGGTCGGCGAGATTCTGTCCTCCAATAAAAGGCGGGCTTTCCCGCTCATGGTTTTCAGCGGCGCCGAATTGACGCACGCGACCGTCGACGACATGCTGTCAAACGCCCGCATTCAGGCCTCCTGTCTTGCCGCGCTCGCCGCGCGTTACCCCTCGGCTGCCTTGATAACGGCGATGGACCTTTCGGTCGAGGCCGAGGCCTTCGGCGCCGAGGTGCGCCGCATACCGAACGAACCGCCGACGATCACCGGAAGCCTGGTAAAGGATGCCGACGGGGCGCACGCCCTTTCTCCGCCCTCCGTCGGCTCCGGACGCAGCGGCATATACCTGGAGGCGGCGGCTCTTACCGCTTCGGCCGTTACCGACAGGCCGGTTTTCGGCTGTCATATCGGACCGTTTTCGCTTGCCGGAAGGTTGTGCGGCATGACCGAGGCGCTCATGAACGTCCACGCCGAGCCGGAGACGCTTCATGTTGTGATCAGGAAGGCGACCGGGTTCCTTGTCGAGTATGCCCGTGCGTTCAGGGGTTCGGGAGTCAACGGGCTCGTCATTGCCGAACCCGCGGCGGGGCTCATTTCGCCGGCCCACTGCGACGAGTTTTCATCCGGGTATATCCGGTCGATCGTCGAGGCGGTGCAGGACGATCATTTCATGATAATTCTTCACAACTGCGCCGCGTCCGGGCGCCACGTCGGCTCGATGGCGTCGACCGGGGCGATGGGACTGCACTTCGGCAACGCCGCGGACATGGCGGAGGTTCTCGGAGTGGTGCCGTCCGGAACCCTCGCCTTCGGCAACATCGATCCGGCGGGAATTCTAAAAAACGGGACGGAGGAGAGTGTACACCGTACAACGGCCGAACTGTTGATGAAGACCGCGCTCCACCCCAATTTCGTCCTCTCGTCCGGGTGCGACATTCCCCCCGGAACGCCGCCCGGTAATATCGACGCGCTCTTCAGGGCGCTTGACGACTACAACGCCGCCGCACCCGGCGTGAAACACGCCGAACCAGTACGGTAG
- a CDS encoding corrinoid protein gives MEILKEIAEKVEAGRQNDVKSLVESCIERGVAVSDILNGGLVAGMNSIGVKFRENEVFVPEVLVAARAMKAGLEIIKPILLREKVQSKGTIVMGTVLGDLHDIGKNIVCYMLQGAGYDVIDIGIDAPDEKFIEAAKESGAQIIGLSSLLTTTMVYMKVVMEALRVSGLGDRVKVMIGGAPVTQAFADEIGAHGYASDATSAVDVVKRLLA, from the coding sequence ATGGAGATTCTAAAAGAGATCGCCGAGAAGGTCGAAGCGGGCAGGCAGAACGACGTCAAATCGCTCGTGGAATCGTGCATCGAACGGGGAGTCGCGGTCAGCGACATCCTCAACGGCGGGCTCGTCGCGGGCATGAACTCGATCGGCGTAAAGTTCAGGGAAAACGAGGTGTTCGTGCCCGAGGTGCTGGTGGCGGCGCGCGCGATGAAGGCCGGGCTGGAGATCATCAAGCCCATTCTGTTGCGGGAAAAGGTGCAGTCCAAGGGCACGATCGTGATGGGCACCGTGCTCGGCGACCTCCACGACATCGGCAAGAACATCGTCTGCTATATGCTTCAGGGCGCCGGCTACGACGTGATCGACATCGGCATCGACGCTCCGGACGAGAAGTTCATCGAGGCCGCGAAAGAAAGCGGCGCGCAGATCATCGGGCTCTCGTCGCTTTTGACCACCACAATGGTGTACATGAAGGTCGTTATGGAAGCGCTTCGCGTGTCCGGGCTTGGCGACAGGGTAAAGGTGATGATCGGCGGCGCACCGGTAACACAGGCCTTCGCCGACGAGATTGGCGCGCACGGATACGCCTCCGACGCCACCAGCGCGGTGGACGTGGTGAAACGCCTGCTTGCATAG
- a CDS encoding HD domain-containing phosphohydrolase, giving the protein MFENALMTNRFGLHRARIDRELVIHLNGDSIQRYLGIEVGQSTVDASILFPEIVGIEHKIHTILDGGSRETAIKRINRILNDHHGSEIFFDLYILKDDSEDGTLALIIRDVTGECLIRQSLQQRRNDIELLQRDLTEKNHQLIRSQEELQRLNSDLEKVVDRRTHELQASIDLSKRLFSQTVNALMFAMEKRDPYTVGHQQRVSILAAAIGRELGLSDNVIEGINMASRLHDIGKIYVPSEFLTKPMRLTEAEFSVVQTHSRVGYEILRDIEFPWPVATITLQHHEKCDGSGYPDGLTADKILLESKIIIVADVVEAMATFRPYRYSSSIESALDEIEKNSGKLYDSQIVGTCLNLFREKGFRWDD; this is encoded by the coding sequence ATGTTTGAGAACGCGCTTATGACCAACAGGTTCGGCCTGCACCGGGCGCGTATCGATCGCGAGCTTGTCATTCACCTTAATGGAGATTCGATCCAGCGTTACCTCGGGATCGAGGTTGGCCAAAGTACCGTCGACGCAAGTATTCTTTTCCCCGAAATCGTCGGAATAGAACATAAAATCCACACCATTCTCGATGGCGGAAGCCGCGAAACCGCCATCAAACGTATCAACAGGATTTTAAACGATCATCACGGTTCGGAGATATTCTTCGACCTTTACATATTGAAAGACGATAGCGAAGATGGGACCCTTGCATTGATCATCAGGGATGTGACCGGCGAGTGCCTGATACGACAATCCCTCCAGCAGCGACGAAACGACATAGAACTGCTCCAGCGAGACCTCACCGAGAAGAACCATCAGCTCATCAGGAGCCAGGAAGAGCTTCAGCGGCTCAACAGCGATCTCGAGAAGGTGGTGGACAGACGCACCCACGAGCTCCAGGCAAGCATTGATCTTTCCAAAAGGCTTTTCAGCCAGACCGTCAACGCTCTCATGTTCGCGATGGAAAAGCGGGACCCCTACACGGTCGGCCACCAGCAGCGCGTGAGCATCCTCGCGGCGGCCATCGGGCGGGAGCTCGGCCTTTCGGACAATGTCATCGAGGGAATAAACATGGCGAGCCGGCTCCACGACATAGGAAAGATATACGTGCCGAGCGAGTTTCTGACCAAACCCATGCGGCTCACCGAAGCTGAATTCAGCGTCGTCCAGACACATTCACGCGTCGGCTACGAGATACTCCGCGACATCGAGTTTCCGTGGCCGGTCGCGACAATTACGCTCCAGCACCACGAAAAATGCGACGGTTCGGGATACCCCGACGGCCTCACGGCGGATAAAATCCTGCTCGAATCAAAAATCATAATCGTAGCCGATGTGGTCGAGGCCATGGCGACGTTCCGTCCGTACCGCTACTCGTCAAGTATTGAAAGCGCGTTGGATGAAATCGAAAAGAACAGCGGGAAGCTGTACGATTCTCAGATCGTCGGCACGTGTCTGAACCTGTTCAGGGAAAAAGGGTTCAGATGGGATGACTAG